Below is a window of Impatiens glandulifera chromosome 2, dImpGla2.1, whole genome shotgun sequence DNA.
TCTCCTTGAAAAAACTCAAGCACCATTTAGACATGTCATTCAAACCAAGCCTCTCCAAAAACAGGTACTTTTATTGACTGATCAGAAGGCTAATGTCTGTACCTCAATTCAGTTATTGGAAATTTATTTGTACAAGTTAGAATGTATATGCTTTGGACTACTGCATGAGCGAGAGAAATGAAAATTAtagtttgataataaaattgttttacaaaCAGGAGAAGATAAAATTACTGGATAGTTCATGGTAGACTTGGTAGTTGTCTAGCGACTATAGCCAGTTGATTCCTGTTAGTCAGTTTGAATTGCAGCAAAATATCTATCACCTTGTAAGGAAACTACTCTTGTTCACACTTAAAGCTTTCTTTACATAGTTGAAATTAGTATTTCTTAGCCTTACTGGAGCATGGATGTGAAAAGTCCACGCTAGCAAAAAATGGACCCGAGAAAGAGAAAAGACATAAATCACCTATCACCATCGACTTTCAACACAGAGAATCAAAGAAGATCTTGCCTGTGGATGGGCAGGacccatctctctctctctctcacacacacacacacacacaatgTTGCATATGGcctgaaaatgaaataaaagtaATAGGCTCTTGGCTGACCTAAAACAAGTTGGCGCAGGCAGCTTGTGGTCCATTTCCATTAAAATGTGACATGGAAATCTTCAAGGGAGAGAAGAGTGCATGCTAAGGTAAGGTGCCTTAACCTTAATCCAGTTAAGATGCAATAATATTTGCATCTTTCTAATGTTTTGTTTAGTTTGTCATATGGGTATTGAATATGAACGTACTTATTTTTTGTAGTTGAAAAACATACAagtatataagaaattaaacatAGCCAATTGAGATTGTCTAGTTATCAGTGTCTAAATAAGCATGTCTCTTTCTGTCCCCAATAAAGCACTTCAAGGTCCACTAGTCGACTGCGTATGTTTACGGTCCTTCACTCAAGTCTACTCATCAATACAGCCCCTCTTGTTATTTTTCCCTTTAAATAATGCAACATTGATTGATATCTCTATTTCTTGTACTTGAAATTCTCtgatttttcatcttttttttttctttctggtTTCCAGTTGACTGATATACAGTGGTATCTCATTAAGAGCAGGAACAGGAAACTTTGATGATTATGAAATTTTCCATTGCCTTTAGATATGTGAACTCATGTCGTCCCTCATTTGTTGGTAATGTTACTGTACCACTATGCTCAAAAGATAGAATGCTTGAAGATAGTAGTGTAGAAGTGAGTGGGCAGTATCTCATTCTAATACTTCTTTCTCTAGATAATAGTGTAAATACAACTATACATTTTTATGTACTCGCTCAAcaagaacaaaagattaatgCTAGAAGGTGCTTTAAAAATAGTTCTGGTCCATTGATTAATTGTCACATCTCTCTATCTTCATACTTGCTTCACTGAGACCTGCAAATGAGAGTAGCGTATATCTTTTAGATCTCAAATACATGTCCCATTTAtaaagccttgtttgatcttgagttatttaaataaccggGTTATTTGGGGTTCTATTACCAAATTGCCCTTTccaaatatagtttttttttttatttataaaaagttagaggttattttgattgatgaaatgATTGTGATGATTTGATATTAATCTCAAATATTAGGttatttatgtgattttttcCCCAGTTTGTAGTATAGAGTTAGTTGAGTAAGACGTAGCTGATATGTTTTGCCCATTGAGGTCCCAAGACAGTACACGAGTCCTTTagtcactttttttttttctatttgagTTCATGGTGGAAAAGGTGATTTTTCGGTGGACGATGAATATTAAGATATTACCATTCTTGATATGCATTAACGAATGatactattataatatatccagttcacaaaaaatattatagttattttgtCTCCTCTGTTATGAGAAACAGGGAGATAAGGTTTACCTGTGAATTGTTGGCATGGAAACATTGGTGTGGTTGTCGTTCTTCCCTGTAGAAACTCCATGGCATAAATGTTGTGTAAACTAGCATCCCATTCGGATAACTGGAGAGGGATGGTGTTCTGTAAATAGAATACAAGATTTAGCATTCCATGAGTAAGAAAGACTTAACAACTCTATAGAAGGGGATGATATTTACATTGAAAAATGATGAATCAAGAATTGTTTCTTGAACTGATACAGGAGGAGTGTTTATCGTTCTTCTCAATCCAATATCAAGTGGGTTAAGTATTCCCATGTCCATACAACTGCTAGTTGAGACCATTTGTGTAGGATTGGATTGGACATAATTGTGATTAGCAATTTCTGGAGTCATTTCGAATGCTGGGTAGCTTGAAAATACCTGTGATGGTGGTGGTAGGAGGATTTGAAATTTAACATTGGATTAGGAAAACAAAAAGGACAAAAACATAGTGGGTACTGtattgttgtttattttttacCTCTTTTGGAAAGAAGCTGTCGATGTTGAAATCCAGGCTAGGATTCACAGAAGCTAGTTTCATTGATAAAAACTGTTGGTTTTTTTAAAAGGCAAAAAATAAAGGATTagcttcattttatttaaagaaagaaagaaagatggaGAGATGATTGGTTTGGTACCTCAACTTGTCGTTGAAGTGATTGTacataatttatgatttcaTCGAGCATTCCAGCTTTTCCTGTGATCTTATTGCACCCTGGCACTAAGTCTTGAAGATATCTCATTCTCTCACTGATCTTCTCCCTTCTAACCTGCATACATTTAGACAAAATTAAGGAATAGGAAAGAAACTGATCATGCATGTCTCATCTCCTGAGTGATTCTTATTgtatatataacattaacaGAGAATACATACTCTCTCAGCCAGGCTATGGCTGTCTGTGGCCTGACCGCGACGTGCTCGAACATGAATGTAATCTGAGGAGGAGGCCTTGGATTtatcagcagcagcagcagcagcagcagatgTTTCTTTGTTATTCTTCTTCTTAAGCTTCTTCTTGTTGCCATTGGTGTCACCAATATCATCACTGTTTTGATCTGTTATTTTGGACTCTCCTTCTGAAGAAGATGTTTTAATCTTCTTCTTATCCTTATCCTTATCTTTACTGCAGTCCTCTTCCACTAACACCTGAGTTTTATATATGTTGGTTAATATATGGCATTTTTgtatattacattaattatataaactagaCAGACCTTAAGGACATTGCTAACAGGTCTTCTCTTCCTACCGGCGAGAGTCAACTTCTTGGCATCAATGGTTGTTTCCTCATTGGGCGGCATGGCTAATGGGCAGCTCAACGTGGTAGAGTTGATACCATAATTCATGTCAATCATCCCTGTCCCAGAACCGAACATCCCTAGATCAGGCCAGCTGATGTCCAAATTGGCTGGGTCGGGCTTAATTGGCTGAGTCTTGAAACCGGTAGGAGTGTTTAGTAGGTCCTGAAGTTGCTGGTGGTGGTGGTGAGATGGGGTTGGACTTGTTGAGAAGATGCCAAATTGGTCGTCATTGTAAAGATGATAGTGATCATTATTATtaagttgttgt
It encodes the following:
- the LOC124928165 gene encoding transcription factor HBI1-like, producing MNRALPEMINCPANLSAHTTTVDMSVLDRQRARLKWQKDHHHQQQQLNNNDHYHLYNDDQFGIFSTSPTPSHHHHQQLQDLLNTPTGFKTQPIKPDPANLDISWPDLGMFGSGTGMIDMNYGINSTTLSCPLAMPPNEETTIDAKKLTLAGRKRRPVSNVLKVLVEEDCSKDKDKDKKKIKTSSSEGESKITDQNSDDIGDTNGNKKKLKKKNNKETSAAAAAAADKSKASSSDYIHVRARRGQATDSHSLAERVRREKISERMRYLQDLVPGCNKITGKAGMLDEIINYVQSLQRQVEFLSMKLASVNPSLDFNIDSFFPKEVFSSYPAFEMTPEIANHNYVQSNPTQMVSTSSCMDMGILNPLDIGLRRTINTPPVSVQETILDSSFFNNTIPLQLSEWDASLHNIYAMEFLQGRTTTTPMFPCQQFTGLSEASMKIERCDN